A single window of Bradyrhizobium daqingense DNA harbors:
- a CDS encoding PhzF family phenazine biosynthesis protein: MQRRYVTVDVFTDRAFGGNPLAVVLDAGGLTTAQMQSIATEFNYSETTFVLPPRNPGDDAEVRIFTPVRELPFAGHPNVGTAFVLARRGNEPWPRLLFEEKAGVVPVEIWREQGKVVGAELTAPQPLARLAKLSAAELAACLSLTADDVRTDRHAPQVVGVGTPFVVAELHSRDGLRRAKPDAAAFGRILPRDGAFSVYFYTRDIPAAEAGCDLMARMFMRGTGGFTEDPATGSATVAAAALLADLDPLRDGELKLTVGQGFDMGRPSILQTTVEKEGGALLDAYVGGNCVQMMEGTFELAGEG; this comes from the coding sequence ATGCAGCGCCGCTACGTCACCGTCGACGTGTTCACCGACCGCGCTTTCGGCGGCAACCCGCTCGCCGTGGTGCTCGATGCCGGCGGGCTCACGACCGCGCAAATGCAGTCGATCGCGACCGAGTTCAACTATTCCGAGACCACCTTCGTGCTGCCGCCGCGCAATCCCGGTGACGACGCAGAGGTCCGCATCTTCACACCCGTGAGGGAGCTTCCCTTTGCCGGCCATCCCAATGTCGGCACGGCCTTCGTGCTGGCCCGGCGCGGCAATGAGCCCTGGCCGCGATTGTTGTTCGAGGAGAAAGCGGGTGTCGTGCCGGTCGAGATATGGCGCGAGCAGGGCAAGGTCGTTGGGGCTGAGTTGACGGCACCACAGCCATTGGCGCGTCTTGCAAAGCTGTCCGCCGCCGAGCTCGCCGCATGCCTGTCGTTGACCGCGGACGATGTCAGGACGGATCGCCATGCGCCGCAGGTCGTCGGCGTCGGAACGCCGTTTGTGGTTGCGGAATTGCATTCGCGCGATGGCCTGCGGCGGGCGAAGCCCGATGCTGCCGCGTTCGGACGGATTCTGCCACGCGACGGCGCGTTCTCGGTCTATTTCTACACACGTGACATTCCGGCGGCGGAAGCGGGCTGCGATCTCATGGCGCGGATGTTCATGCGCGGCACCGGCGGGTTCACTGAGGATCCCGCCACCGGCAGCGCAACGGTCGCTGCGGCCGCACTGCTCGCCGATCTCGATCCGCTTCGCGACGGCGAGCTGAAGCTCACCGTCGGCCAGGGCTTTGACATGGGCCGGCCGAGCATCCTGCAGACGACCGTGGAGAAGGAGGGCGGTGCACTGCTGGACGCCTATGTCGGCGGAAATTGCGTGCAGATGATGGAGGGGACGTTTGAGCTAGCGGGAGAGGGGTAG
- a CDS encoding adenylate/guanylate cyclase domain-containing protein has product MVRFASRKTRQHAALSDDFERELTREVLRTELLRVRALIMTGCVMMLFLTAIYLIDPAVVNRVWRGTEGIIAVYGLLAGFILFEVWVHSQIRKNLRLDRDLPVIRRYIGTLIETSLPTVILLLQIRTMGAPQALGFAVPLMYFIFVILSTLRLDFWLSAFTGFVAAAGLLTVALYYNSADEADEPLVYFHAVRSIVILICGVLAGAVGAQLRRQFAASIAAATARDRVTNLFGQHVSPQVVERLMAEGSSTGGDVRRVAVMFVDFRGFTAGAQSRTPQEVVDRLDGAFAVLVDILDRHGGIVNKFLGDGFLALFGAPLEAADAAHRAVAAGREMLSAMDRINAQTSWPLRIGIGIHFGEVVAGNIGSPRRKEYTVIGDTVNFASRLEALNKEFGSQLLISATVREVLGDDGSDAIALGEVAVRGYERPVAVFQLG; this is encoded by the coding sequence ATGGTCAGGTTTGCCAGCAGGAAGACGCGGCAGCATGCCGCGCTGTCGGACGATTTCGAGCGCGAGCTGACGCGGGAGGTGCTGCGCACCGAGCTGTTGCGTGTGCGCGCGCTGATCATGACGGGCTGCGTCATGATGTTGTTCCTCACGGCCATCTACCTGATCGATCCCGCCGTGGTGAACCGGGTCTGGCGCGGAACGGAAGGGATCATCGCGGTCTACGGCCTTCTGGCCGGCTTCATCCTGTTCGAGGTCTGGGTCCATTCCCAGATCAGGAAAAACCTCCGTCTCGATCGCGACCTGCCGGTGATCAGGCGCTATATCGGTACGCTGATCGAGACGTCGCTGCCGACGGTGATTCTCCTTCTGCAAATCCGGACCATGGGCGCGCCCCAGGCGCTCGGCTTCGCCGTACCGCTGATGTACTTCATCTTCGTCATCCTCTCGACCCTGCGGCTAGACTTCTGGCTCTCTGCCTTCACCGGTTTCGTCGCCGCAGCCGGGCTCCTGACCGTCGCCCTGTATTACAATTCGGCAGACGAGGCCGACGAACCGTTGGTCTATTTCCACGCCGTGCGCAGTATCGTCATCCTGATCTGCGGCGTGCTGGCGGGTGCCGTCGGGGCGCAACTGCGGCGGCAGTTTGCCGCCAGCATTGCGGCGGCCACCGCGCGCGACCGGGTGACCAATCTGTTCGGTCAGCACGTTTCGCCGCAAGTGGTGGAGCGGCTGATGGCGGAGGGATCCAGCACCGGGGGCGACGTCCGCCGCGTCGCCGTGATGTTCGTTGATTTCCGCGGATTCACCGCCGGTGCACAATCGCGTACGCCGCAAGAGGTGGTCGATCGGCTCGACGGCGCTTTCGCGGTGCTGGTCGACATTCTCGACCGCCACGGCGGCATCGTGAACAAGTTTCTCGGGGACGGCTTCCTCGCGTTGTTCGGCGCGCCGCTGGAAGCTGCCGACGCCGCGCACCGCGCGGTCGCCGCCGGCCGCGAGATGCTGTCCGCGATGGATCGCATCAACGCGCAGACCAGCTGGCCGCTGCGCATCGGCATCGGCATCCATTTCGGCGAGGTCGTCGCAGGCAATATCGGCTCGCCCCGGCGCAAGGAATACACGGTCATCGGCGACACCGTGAACTTCGCCTCGCGGCTGGAGGCGCTGAACAAGGAGTTCGGCTCGCAGCTCCTGATCTCCGCAACCGTGCGCGAAGTGCTGGGCGACGACGGCAGCGACGCCATCGCGCTCGGCGAAGTCGCGGTACGCGGCTATGAGCGGCCGGTCGCGGTGTTTCAGTTGGGCTAG
- a CDS encoding ABC transporter permease, with translation MSAVDHPAPRREVRERFGFLRRCYAMLVKEFIQLKRDRVSFAMIVMLPVMQLMLFGYAINTTPRHLPSAVLLQEDSDLARSILKALENTAYFRFLYEVHDVDDFDNLLKSGKVLFGVEIPRGFERAVRRGDKPALLVAADATDPVAASSAIGSLGMVVQTALKHDLYIGDPPEMPFEIRAHARYNPAADSSLNIVPGLVGTILTMTMLIFTALSVTREVERGTMESLLSMPIKPIEVMFGKIVPYVLVGFLQAFLIIGIGVGLFGVPLLGNLFLLALLSTLFITTNLSIGYTISTLVQNQLQAMQMSMMFFLPSILLSGFMFPFAGMPAWAQYLGEALPLTHYLRIVRAIMLKGATMENLRFDTLALAALMLLAMTIAVTRFRRTLD, from the coding sequence ATGAGCGCCGTAGACCATCCCGCGCCACGACGCGAAGTCCGGGAACGTTTCGGCTTCCTGCGGCGCTGCTATGCGATGCTGGTCAAGGAGTTCATCCAGCTGAAGCGCGATCGCGTCTCGTTTGCGATGATCGTGATGTTGCCGGTGATGCAGCTCATGCTGTTCGGCTATGCCATCAACACCACGCCGCGCCATCTGCCGAGCGCGGTGCTGCTTCAGGAGGACTCCGATCTCGCCCGCTCGATCCTGAAGGCGCTGGAGAACACCGCCTATTTCCGCTTCCTCTATGAAGTGCACGACGTCGACGATTTCGATAATCTCCTGAAATCCGGCAAGGTGCTGTTCGGCGTCGAGATCCCGCGCGGCTTCGAGCGCGCGGTGCGGCGCGGTGACAAGCCGGCGCTGCTGGTCGCCGCCGATGCCACCGATCCGGTTGCGGCGAGCTCGGCGATCGGTTCGCTCGGCATGGTGGTGCAGACCGCGCTCAAGCATGATCTCTACATCGGTGATCCCCCGGAGATGCCGTTCGAGATCCGCGCCCATGCCCGCTACAACCCGGCCGCGGACTCCAGCCTCAACATCGTGCCGGGCCTCGTCGGCACCATCCTCACCATGACCATGCTGATCTTCACGGCGCTGTCCGTGACGCGCGAGGTCGAGCGCGGCACCATGGAGAGCCTGCTTTCGATGCCGATCAAGCCGATCGAGGTGATGTTCGGCAAGATCGTGCCCTACGTCCTGGTCGGCTTCCTCCAGGCTTTCCTCATCATCGGCATCGGTGTCGGCCTGTTCGGTGTGCCCCTGCTCGGCAACCTGTTTCTGCTGGCCCTGCTTTCGACGCTGTTCATCACCACCAATCTGTCGATCGGCTACACCATCTCGACCCTGGTACAGAACCAGCTCCAGGCGATGCAGATGTCCATGATGTTCTTCCTGCCGAGCATCCTGCTCTCCGGCTTCATGTTTCCGTTCGCGGGCATGCCGGCCTGGGCGCAATATCTCGGCGAAGCCCTGCCGCTGACCCATTATCTGCGCATCGTCCGCGCCATCATGCTGAAGGGCGCGACCATGGAGAACCTGCGCTTCGACACGCTGGCGCTGGCGGCCCTGATGCTGCTCGCCATGACCATCGCCGTGACGCGCTTCCGCCGCACGCTGGATTGA
- a CDS encoding ABC transporter ATP-binding protein: protein MSGGNGIAIDVKGLTKSFGGREVVHDLSMQVKRGSIYGFLGPNGSGKTTTIRILCGLLTPDSGEGTCLGYDIRRDAEKIKRQVGYMTQRFSLYQDLSVRENLEFVARLYGLADARGAARDMIKRLGLSGREEQLAGELSGGWKQRLALGACTLPSPQLLLLDEPTAGVDPKARRDFWNEIHALAAEGLTVLVSTHYMDEAERCHEIAYIAYGHLLTNGTVEQVIANSALTTYTVTGETLNELAAALTGKPGIDMVAPFGTSLHVSGRDVEALEAGIGPWREKSGLHWQKSSPSLEDVFIELMSRSKDNFQ from the coding sequence ATGAGTGGCGGCAACGGCATCGCGATCGACGTCAAGGGCCTGACCAAGTCGTTCGGAGGCCGCGAGGTCGTGCATGATCTGTCGATGCAGGTGAAGCGCGGCTCGATCTACGGTTTTCTCGGCCCTAACGGTTCGGGCAAGACGACGACCATTCGTATCCTCTGCGGCCTGCTCACGCCCGACAGCGGCGAAGGCACGTGCCTCGGCTACGACATCCGCCGGGATGCCGAGAAGATCAAGCGTCAGGTCGGCTACATGACCCAGCGCTTCAGCCTGTATCAGGATCTCTCGGTGCGCGAGAACCTCGAATTCGTCGCGCGGCTCTATGGCCTCGCTGACGCGCGCGGGGCGGCGCGCGACATGATCAAGCGGCTCGGGCTCTCCGGCCGCGAGGAGCAGCTCGCCGGCGAGCTCTCTGGCGGATGGAAGCAGCGCCTGGCGTTGGGTGCCTGCACGCTGCCGAGTCCGCAGCTCCTGCTGCTGGACGAGCCGACGGCCGGCGTCGATCCCAAGGCGCGGCGCGACTTCTGGAACGAGATCCATGCGCTCGCTGCCGAAGGCCTCACCGTGCTGGTCTCGACCCACTACATGGACGAGGCCGAGCGCTGTCACGAGATCGCCTACATCGCCTATGGCCATCTCCTGACGAACGGCACGGTGGAGCAGGTGATCGCGAATTCTGCGCTCACGACCTACACCGTCACAGGCGAGACCCTGAATGAGCTCGCCGCCGCACTCACGGGCAAGCCCGGCATCGACATGGTGGCGCCGTTCGGCACCTCGCTGCACGTGTCGGGGCGCGACGTCGAAGCGCTCGAAGCCGGCATCGGGCCATGGCGCGAGAAAAGCGGTCTGCACTGGCAGAAGTCGTCGCCGTCGCTCGAAGACGTGTTCATCGAGCTGATGAGCCGCTCCAAGGACAATTTCCAATGA
- a CDS encoding HlyD family secretion protein, with the protein MTSSQAFFSLALSIVLATGLAGCKEKRDPGFQGWVEADMIFVSPDEAGRVTKLNVREGDEVKVGDHLYSVDDDLQLADLNQNKATLANAQQTYDRAASLSKTGSGTQANLDSAVSGLRVAEARVATSETRMARRRGFAPVAGTIQQIYFREGEMVAAQRPVLSIMPPGNMKLRFFVRETELPKLAIGDTVRVSCDNCAADLTAKVYFMATSAEYTPPVIYSLDERNKLVYLIQARPSRPDALRVGQPIDIHLNPKTPVADKR; encoded by the coding sequence ATGACGTCGTCACAGGCATTTTTCAGTCTTGCATTGAGCATCGTGCTTGCGACTGGGCTGGCCGGCTGCAAGGAAAAGCGTGATCCCGGCTTCCAGGGCTGGGTCGAGGCCGACATGATCTTCGTCAGCCCGGACGAAGCGGGCCGGGTGACCAAGCTCAATGTCCGCGAGGGCGACGAGGTCAAGGTCGGCGATCACCTCTACTCCGTCGATGACGATCTCCAGCTGGCCGATCTCAACCAGAACAAGGCGACGCTGGCGAATGCGCAGCAGACCTACGATCGCGCGGCATCGCTGAGCAAGACCGGCTCGGGCACCCAAGCCAATCTCGATTCCGCCGTGTCCGGCTTGCGCGTCGCCGAAGCGCGGGTTGCGACGTCGGAGACGCGGATGGCGCGCCGCCGGGGCTTTGCGCCGGTCGCCGGCACCATCCAGCAGATCTATTTCCGCGAGGGCGAGATGGTCGCGGCGCAGCGGCCGGTGCTCTCGATCATGCCGCCCGGCAACATGAAGCTGCGCTTCTTCGTGCGGGAAACCGAACTTCCCAAGCTTGCGATCGGCGACACGGTGCGCGTGTCCTGCGACAATTGCGCGGCGGATCTCACTGCCAAGGTCTATTTCATGGCGACGTCGGCCGAGTACACCCCGCCGGTGATCTATAGTCTCGACGAGCGCAACAAGCTCGTCTATCTGATCCAGGCGCGGCCGTCGCGCCCCGACGCCTTGCGGGTCGGGCAGCCGATCGACATCCATCTCAATCCGAAGACACCGGTGGCGGACAAGCGATGA
- a CDS encoding TetR/AcrR family transcriptional regulator — translation MTKKPTKAASSSADRAKGRADATQGIDDAAPASNRALRAQERRAAIVEAAMEEFIARGFAATRLDDIAKRAGVAKGTIYLHFKDKESMFEELVRIVIVPVVARLNALPPPTGTVRELVEAFAGNFLKEVIGTRRGDLVRLIVAEGPRFPSVADFYYREVVSRGIAGMRALIELGIARGEIREKDLARFPQILVAPAMIAVIWQSLFARHAPLDAQEMLRVHLDLIFGERRTT, via the coding sequence ATGACAAAGAAGCCGACCAAAGCCGCCAGTTCGTCCGCAGATCGCGCCAAGGGGAGGGCCGACGCGACTCAGGGCATCGACGACGCGGCGCCTGCCTCGAACCGCGCCCTGCGTGCCCAGGAGCGGCGTGCAGCGATCGTTGAGGCGGCGATGGAGGAGTTCATCGCGCGCGGCTTCGCCGCGACGCGGCTCGACGACATCGCCAAGCGGGCGGGCGTCGCCAAGGGCACGATCTACCTGCATTTCAAGGACAAGGAATCGATGTTCGAGGAGCTGGTGCGCATCGTCATCGTGCCGGTCGTGGCACGGCTGAATGCGCTACCGCCGCCGACCGGAACGGTGCGCGAGCTCGTCGAGGCCTTTGCCGGCAACTTCCTGAAAGAGGTCATCGGCACGAGGCGCGGCGATCTGGTGCGCCTGATCGTGGCGGAGGGACCGCGCTTTCCCTCCGTCGCCGATTTCTACTATCGCGAGGTCGTTTCGCGCGGGATCGCGGGCATGCGCGCGCTGATCGAACTCGGCATCGCCCGCGGCGAGATTCGTGAGAAGGACCTCGCGCGTTTTCCCCAGATCCTGGTCGCGCCGGCGATGATTGCGGTGATCTGGCAGAGCCTGTTTGCACGGCACGCGCCGCTCGACGCGCAGGAGATGCTGCGCGTCCATCTCGATTTGATCTTTGGCGAACGGAGGACGACATGA
- a CDS encoding ArsR/SmtB family transcription factor gives MIDAVPNSITIVMRALADPTRRAVFERVFESKEISVAELTRGSGVTQGAISQHLKSLKQAGLVAERAEGRNVYYRAAPQGLEPLVTWMDHYGVFWRERFQNLRDLLKEIDP, from the coding sequence GTGATCGACGCCGTCCCCAATTCCATCACCATCGTGATGCGCGCCCTTGCCGATCCGACCCGCCGCGCCGTGTTCGAGCGTGTGTTCGAGAGCAAGGAGATCAGCGTCGCCGAGCTCACGCGCGGCAGCGGCGTGACCCAGGGCGCGATCTCGCAGCACCTGAAATCGCTCAAGCAGGCCGGCCTCGTCGCCGAGCGTGCCGAGGGCCGCAACGTCTACTACCGCGCCGCGCCGCAAGGGCTCGAGCCCCTGGTCACCTGGATGGACCATTACGGCGTGTTCTGGCGCGAGCGCTTCCAGAATCTGCGTGACCTCTTGAAGGAGATCGACCCGTGA
- a CDS encoding SRPBCC family protein gives MSAVASNVETKDIVIDEVFPHAVEVIWKALTSAQLIARWLMPPTGFEAVEGNRFTFKTNPAGAWDGTIHCRVLEVAPNRRFSYAWKGGDESNTGYGSALDTVVTWSLTPVEAGTRVRVVHSGFVTPKNDTAYRNMSDGWVKVLQRLDAVSGEDK, from the coding sequence GTGAGTGCAGTTGCTTCCAATGTTGAGACCAAGGACATCGTCATCGACGAGGTTTTCCCTCATGCGGTCGAGGTCATCTGGAAGGCGTTGACCAGCGCCCAGCTGATCGCGCGATGGCTGATGCCGCCGACCGGTTTCGAAGCCGTCGAAGGCAACAGGTTCACGTTCAAGACCAATCCGGCCGGCGCTTGGGACGGCACCATCCATTGCCGCGTGTTGGAGGTCGCCCCGAACCGGCGCTTTTCCTATGCCTGGAAGGGCGGCGACGAGAGCAACACCGGCTATGGCTCGGCGCTCGACACCGTCGTCACCTGGTCGCTTACGCCGGTTGAGGCCGGCACCCGCGTGCGTGTGGTGCATTCGGGCTTCGTGACGCCGAAGAACGACACCGCCTATCGCAACATGAGCGATGGCTGGGTCAAGGTGCTGCAGCGGCTCGATGCCGTCTCGGGCGAAGACAAGTAA
- a CDS encoding GFA family protein has product MDKPFTGGCACGAIRYSIAGEPLFSNHCQCRDCQRESGSGHGSYATFARAGVTLTGDAKHWDMVADNGNVKTRGFCIQCGVAVYLTFAAQPDVFTIRAASLDEPTRYQPQAVTFAARGHDWDRLDPSLLKFDGMPPG; this is encoded by the coding sequence ATGGACAAGCCCTTTACCGGCGGCTGCGCCTGCGGCGCGATCCGCTATTCGATCGCCGGCGAGCCCCTGTTCAGCAATCACTGCCAGTGCCGGGACTGCCAGCGCGAGAGCGGAAGTGGTCACGGCTCCTACGCGACGTTCGCGCGCGCCGGCGTCACCCTGACGGGCGACGCCAAGCATTGGGACATGGTCGCCGACAACGGCAACGTGAAGACGCGCGGCTTCTGCATCCAATGCGGCGTGGCCGTCTACTTGACCTTCGCGGCGCAGCCCGACGTCTTCACCATCCGCGCCGCAAGCCTCGACGAACCCACGCGCTACCAGCCGCAAGCCGTCACCTTCGCCGCGCGCGGCCATGACTGGGATCGCCTCGATCCCAGCCTGCTGAAGTTCGACGGCATGCCGCCCGGGTAG
- a CDS encoding DUF2000 family protein yields the protein MQFDTKIAVVIRTDLQVWQKLNVASFLTSGIAAAFPECIGEAYEDASGTTYHALIGQPILIYGADAPALSRALDRALTRNVKPAVYTEDMFKTTHDAANREAVRAVARTDLNLVGIAMRAERKMIDKIVDGLKFHG from the coding sequence ATGCAGTTCGACACCAAGATCGCCGTCGTGATCCGGACCGATCTTCAAGTCTGGCAGAAGCTCAACGTCGCCTCCTTTCTCACCAGCGGCATCGCCGCGGCCTTTCCGGAATGCATCGGCGAGGCCTATGAGGACGCCTCTGGCACGACATATCATGCGCTGATCGGCCAGCCGATCCTGATCTACGGCGCCGATGCTCCCGCATTGTCGCGCGCGCTGGATCGCGCGCTCACCCGCAACGTCAAGCCGGCGGTCTACACCGAGGACATGTTCAAGACGACGCACGACGCCGCCAACCGCGAGGCGGTGCGGGCCGTGGCGCGCACTGATCTCAATCTCGTCGGTATCGCAATGCGGGCCGAGCGGAAGATGATCGACAAGATCGTCGATGGCCTGAAGTTCCATGGCTAG
- a CDS encoding DUF4189 domain-containing protein, whose translation MASNVVARRCAMFCFALSICVTGARYITEAHAAGAIAVGKCGAYGQAYDYGAEHEARAAAQKQCKGDCTTVTMKRACAAMSVDLTNPCGAYGYAVKPKISASLNAATRECYKYGGKECVIRAWACDAKG comes from the coding sequence ATGGCTTCGAACGTCGTCGCGCGCCGTTGCGCGATGTTTTGCTTTGCGCTGTCCATCTGTGTCACCGGCGCCCGCTATATCACCGAAGCCCACGCCGCCGGCGCCATCGCGGTCGGCAAATGCGGCGCCTATGGCCAGGCCTATGATTACGGGGCCGAGCACGAGGCGCGTGCCGCGGCACAGAAGCAATGCAAGGGCGATTGCACGACCGTGACGATGAAGCGCGCCTGCGCCGCGATGTCGGTCGATCTCACCAATCCGTGCGGCGCCTATGGCTACGCCGTCAAGCCGAAGATCTCGGCCTCGCTCAATGCCGCCACGCGCGAATGCTACAAATATGGCGGCAAGGAATGCGTGATCCGCGCCTGGGCCTGCGACGCGAAGGGCTGA